A stretch of DNA from Rhodopirellula bahusiensis:
TGCCGGTGGGGTGGAAATCAGCACGCTCAAGTCATCTTGGTTGGCGGCCGCGAGGACTCGCGCCCAGGCCAACGTCTGTTCGAAGTCCAATGCCGCCGCGTCGGATTCGTACAACCTGGAGGGCAGGTCGCCGACCGTTAGCATTCGCGGGAGATCCACGGTTCGCTTCGCCGCGATGGCCTCGGCTTGCAGAAGCTCCTTCATTCGGTCGATCGCGCGGCGGGAGGGGAACACCAAATCCAAGTGCGACAAATCCCAGTCGCCTTTGGTTCTGGTTTTCGGCCCGTTGGTTTCTTTCAGCCACTGCAGGCTTGAGACCAGCAGCGGTTGGTTCCATCCCAGAAAGATTGTTTGCGTCATTCGGTTTGAATTGTGGATTCGCGGTGGGGGCGAGCAGAGAACGCAGGCGTCAAATGCGGGGAAACGCGTTGCTATTCCACGTCCGGCTTTTCTCGCACCCAAACTTCGTCGTTTTCGACTTTGACATCGAAGCAGTCGACCTTGGTTCGCGGGTTGTCTTCCCAGGTGCCGTCTTTGATGCAGAATCGCCAAGCGTGCCAGGGGCAAGTCACCGAGTGGTCTTCGACGTGACCTTCGGCCAAGGACGCACCCATGTGAGGGCACAAATCGTCAATCGCGTACCATTCGTCGCCTTTGCGAAAAACCGCGACCATTCGGCCGTCGACGGGCACCGCTTTGCCCACGTTGTCCTCGAAATCGGAAACCTTGCCGACGCTTTCGTATTCGCTCATTTTTTCGTTCTCTGTTTGATTTGGACTGCGTTCTCGCCGCTCAGCGTTCTGATCCTCCGTTTTATCCCACGCCAGCCGATTCCCCAATGAGGCTGAGGATGACTCCGGCGGCCGGATTCGCTTTAATGGACACCCGGTTGTCGCTTGACCACTCGATCCGTCTTTGGTGCCAGTATTTTATGATTCATCACGAACTCCGACGAAAACTCGAATCTCGCGTTTTGCCTCACGTGCAAACGCCGGCTCAGTATGTTGGCGGGGAACGCAACATCATCGTCAAAGACCATCGGAAACTACGCGGGAAAATCGCGGTTGGATTCCCCGATGCGTACACGATCGGGATGAGCCATCACGGGCTGCAAGTCCTGTATTCGATGATCAATCGGCGAGACGATTGGTGTGCTGAGCGAGTCTTCATGCCTTGGCCGGACATGGAAGCGAAACTGCGTGAGCACAACCTGCCGCTCTACACGCTGGAAACGTTCACGCCTCTGAACGAGTTTGACGTCATTGGATTGTCGCTGCAGTACGAAATCAGCTCGCCGAACGTGTTGACGATGGTCGACCTCGGCGGGATACCGCTCGACGCCGTTGACCGGACGATGGCGGATCCGTTGTTGGTTGCGGGAGGACCATGTTGTCAAAACCCGGAGCCAATGGCCGACGTCTTCGATGTGATGGTGACCGGCGACGGCGAACCGGCGCTGCCAGAGGTTTGCGAGTTGTGGCTCAGCCTTCGTGAAGAGGCCCGCTTGCCCGACGGAACATTCGTGACCGGTGAAGAAGGCCGGAAGCAACGCGAAGACGCCTTGGCTCGCGTGGCTCAGCAATTGCCGTTTGCTTATGTGCCTCGGTTCTACGAGCCACAGTATTCCGACAACAACCGAATCGGATCGATCATTCGAACTCGCGATGACGTGCCGGAGACAATCGCACCCAGCGTGATCAGTGACTTGGATGGCATGCCGTTGCCGACCGAGCCCATTGTGCCGTACGTCAACTGCGTGCACGACCGAATCGCGATCGAGATCATGCGAGGCTGCCCGCACCTGTGCCGGTTCTGCCAAAGCACAGTGATCAAACGACCGCTGCGAATTCGCGAGGTCGACACGATCGTCAACGCGGCGTTGGAAAGCTATCGCAGCACGGGCTTCAACGAGATCAGCATTCTGTCGCTCTCCAGCAGTGACTACCCGCACTTTGCCGAGCTGGTGAAACGGTTGCATGAAGTCTTCGTGCCGCTGGACGTGAACATCAGCGTGCCGAGTTTGCGAGTCAACGACCAGTTGCGAACGCTGCCAGAATTGTTGGGTAGCACACGGCGTAAATCGCTGACGTTGGCACCCGAAGTGGCTCGCGATGACATGCGGCAACAGATCCGCAAAAAGATCAAGAACAGCGATTTGATCGAGGGATGCCGGTCGGCTTTCCAAAACGGTTTCGAAAGCGTGAAGCTGTACTTCATGTGCGGTTTGCCTGGCGAGCGGCCAGTCGATTTGG
This window harbors:
- a CDS encoding TIGR03960 family B12-binding radical SAM protein, with product MIHHELRRKLESRVLPHVQTPAQYVGGERNIIVKDHRKLRGKIAVGFPDAYTIGMSHHGLQVLYSMINRRDDWCAERVFMPWPDMEAKLREHNLPLYTLETFTPLNEFDVIGLSLQYEISSPNVLTMVDLGGIPLDAVDRTMADPLLVAGGPCCQNPEPMADVFDVMVTGDGEPALPEVCELWLSLREEARLPDGTFVTGEEGRKQREDALARVAQQLPFAYVPRFYEPQYSDNNRIGSIIRTRDDVPETIAPSVISDLDGMPLPTEPIVPYVNCVHDRIAIEIMRGCPHLCRFCQSTVIKRPLRIREVDTIVNAALESYRSTGFNEISILSLSSSDYPHFAELVKRLHEVFVPLDVNISVPSLRVNDQLRTLPELLGSTRRKSLTLAPEVARDDMRQQIRKKIKNSDLIEGCRSAFQNGFESVKLYFMCGLPGERPVDLDGIVDLAETISTVGKEVNGRYARVTASVSNFVPKSHTPYQWNGMQSREYFKWAHDYLWKRRKIRSVNIKCHDIETSLLEGVISRGDRRTGKAIRLAWERGARMDGWTEHLDAERWWQAIEDAGIDVDQQVHQKYEMMDKLPWDHVNVKFGRTYLEKEQSRATIQLTDMANAT
- the nirD gene encoding nitrite reductase small subunit NirD; protein product: MSEYESVGKVSDFEDNVGKAVPVDGRMVAVFRKGDEWYAIDDLCPHMGASLAEGHVEDHSVTCPWHAWRFCIKDGTWEDNPRTKVDCFDVKVENDEVWVREKPDVE